From Pseudomonas putida, one genomic window encodes:
- a CDS encoding aminotransferase class V-fold PLP-dependent enzyme: MSNRRSFLKQAGLLAASLPLLPQALAGASAPLSGPDKWRNLRTLFPLDPQVAHFANFLVTAHPRPVQAAIDRHRAALDRNPAALMDWESQYEWQREDEVREWAGRYLEVKPRQVALTGSTTEGLAMIYGGLKVGAHQEILVTEHEHYSTHKALAFRTQRQGTLTRKIRLFDDPWTVSTDQVLSTLDKAIQPHTRVLGMTWVHSGSGVKLPVGEIGALVRQHNRNRSEAERILYVVDGVHGFGVENARFADFNCDYFIAGIHKWMFGPRGTGIICAASTGMEHLTPTMATFSRDEDFATIMTPGGYHAFEHRWAANEAFKLHLALGKADVQQRIHQLNSLLKGRLAEHPQVQLVTPRSERYSAGFTFFRIKDRDPDAVAAHLTANKVMCDAVYRDVGPVIRLAPSLLNDEQQIDRAMALITQQL, encoded by the coding sequence ATGAGCAACCGCCGTAGCTTCCTGAAACAGGCCGGCCTGCTGGCCGCGAGCCTGCCACTGCTGCCCCAGGCCCTGGCTGGCGCCAGCGCACCACTGAGCGGCCCCGACAAATGGCGCAACCTGCGCACGCTGTTCCCGCTCGACCCACAAGTCGCGCACTTCGCCAACTTCCTGGTGACCGCCCACCCGCGCCCGGTACAGGCAGCGATCGACCGCCACCGTGCCGCGCTGGACCGCAACCCCGCCGCCCTGATGGACTGGGAAAGCCAGTACGAATGGCAGCGCGAGGATGAAGTGCGCGAGTGGGCCGGGCGCTACCTTGAAGTCAAACCGCGCCAGGTGGCCCTGACCGGGAGCACCACCGAAGGCCTGGCGATGATCTATGGCGGCCTGAAGGTCGGCGCCCACCAGGAGATCCTGGTCACCGAGCACGAACATTACTCCACCCACAAGGCGCTGGCCTTCCGCACCCAGCGCCAGGGCACCCTGACCCGCAAGATCCGCCTGTTCGACGACCCGTGGACAGTCTCCACCGACCAGGTGCTCAGTACCCTGGACAAAGCCATCCAGCCGCATACCCGCGTGCTGGGCATGACCTGGGTGCACTCCGGCAGTGGCGTCAAGCTGCCGGTCGGCGAGATCGGCGCGCTGGTGCGCCAGCACAACCGCAACCGCAGCGAAGCCGAGCGCATCCTCTATGTGGTCGACGGTGTGCACGGCTTCGGCGTGGAGAACGCGCGTTTCGCCGACTTCAACTGCGACTACTTCATCGCCGGCATCCACAAGTGGATGTTCGGCCCGCGCGGCACGGGGATCATCTGCGCGGCCTCCACCGGCATGGAGCACCTCACCCCGACCATGGCCACGTTCTCCCGCGATGAGGACTTCGCCACCATCATGACCCCGGGCGGCTACCACGCCTTCGAGCACCGCTGGGCCGCCAATGAGGCCTTCAAACTGCACCTGGCGCTGGGCAAGGCCGACGTGCAACAGCGCATCCACCAACTCAACAGCCTGCTCAAGGGGCGCCTCGCCGAGCACCCTCAGGTGCAGCTGGTGACACCGCGCAGCGAGCGCTACTCGGCCGGATTCACGTTCTTCCGCATCAAGGACCGCGACCCCGACGCCGTCGCCGCCCACCTCACCGCCAACAAGGTGATGTGCGACGCGGTGTATCGCGATGTCGGCCCGGTGATCCGCCTGGCCCCCAGCCTGCTCAATGACGAGCAGCAGATCGACCGGGCCATGGCCCTGATTACCCAACAACTCTGA
- a CDS encoding cyclic peptide export ABC transporter, with amino-acid sequence MTSKTRGALSELFTLLKPFWPIVSLSVVMGMVGGLSVTALLATINSGLHADGGLSNSVILGFAGLCALALASSICSDIGTNYVGQHIIAKLRKALGEKVLSAPIEQIERFRSHRLIPVLTHDVDTISDFAFAFAPLAISLTVTLGCLGYLATLSLPMFLMMLVAIGIGSVVQYIARGRGIKGFMAARDAEDRLQKHYHAIAEGAKELRIHRPRRQRMFRQGIQDTADAICATQVRSINTFVIAKSFGSMLFFVVIGLGLTLQFLWPSADPKAISGFVLVLLYMKGPLEHLIGTLPVVSRAQIAFRRIAELSEQFSSPEPHLLLEDHGNPPVVVDSLELREVSYAYQASPGAQPFQVGPVNLRIAQGDIVFVVGENGCGKTTLIKLLLGLYPPQQGQILLNGQAIDAQGRDDYRQLFTTVFADYYLFDDVVQGDTHIPGDANRYLERLEIAHKVSVKDGAFSTTDLSTGQRKRLALINAWLEERPVLVFDEWAADQDPTFRRIFYTELLPDLKRLGKTIIVISHDDRYFDIADQRVRLQAGKVVVEHTPALA; translated from the coding sequence ATGACCTCCAAAACCCGCGGGGCGCTGAGCGAGCTGTTCACCCTGCTCAAACCGTTCTGGCCGATCGTTTCCCTGTCGGTCGTCATGGGCATGGTCGGCGGCCTGAGCGTTACCGCCCTGCTGGCCACCATCAACAGCGGCCTGCACGCCGACGGTGGCCTGAGCAACAGCGTGATCCTCGGCTTCGCCGGGCTTTGTGCGCTGGCACTGGCCAGCTCGATCTGCTCCGACATCGGCACCAACTATGTCGGCCAGCACATCATCGCCAAACTGCGCAAAGCCCTGGGCGAGAAGGTGCTGTCGGCGCCGATCGAGCAGATCGAACGCTTTCGCAGCCACCGCCTGATCCCGGTGCTGACCCATGACGTCGACACCATCAGCGACTTCGCCTTTGCATTCGCACCCCTGGCGATTTCGCTGACCGTGACCCTTGGCTGCCTGGGTTACCTGGCCACGCTGTCACTGCCGATGTTCCTGATGATGCTCGTGGCAATCGGTATCGGCAGCGTCGTCCAGTACATCGCCCGAGGCCGTGGCATCAAAGGCTTCATGGCCGCCCGCGACGCCGAAGACCGGCTGCAGAAGCACTACCACGCCATCGCCGAAGGCGCCAAGGAGCTGCGCATCCACCGCCCGCGCCGCCAGCGCATGTTCCGCCAGGGCATCCAGGACACCGCCGATGCGATCTGCGCCACCCAGGTACGCTCGATCAACACGTTCGTCATCGCCAAGAGCTTTGGCTCCATGCTGTTCTTCGTGGTCATCGGCCTGGGCCTTACCCTGCAGTTCCTCTGGCCAAGCGCCGACCCCAAAGCCATCAGCGGTTTTGTGTTGGTGCTGCTGTACATGAAAGGCCCGCTGGAACACCTGATCGGCACCTTACCGGTGGTCAGCCGCGCGCAAATCGCCTTTCGCCGTATCGCCGAGCTTTCCGAGCAGTTTTCTTCGCCTGAACCGCACCTGCTGCTGGAGGACCACGGCAACCCGCCCGTGGTGGTCGACAGCCTGGAATTGCGCGAGGTGAGCTATGCCTACCAGGCCAGCCCAGGCGCCCAGCCCTTCCAGGTAGGGCCGGTGAACCTGCGCATCGCCCAGGGCGACATCGTCTTCGTGGTCGGAGAAAACGGCTGTGGCAAGACCACCCTGATCAAGTTGCTGCTGGGCCTGTACCCGCCGCAACAGGGGCAGATCCTGCTCAACGGCCAGGCCATCGACGCACAGGGGCGCGACGACTACCGGCAATTGTTCACCACCGTGTTCGCCGACTACTACCTGTTCGATGATGTGGTGCAGGGCGATACGCACATCCCCGGCGACGCCAACCGCTACCTGGAGCGCCTGGAAATCGCCCACAAGGTCAGCGTCAAGGACGGTGCGTTCAGCACCACCGACCTGTCCACCGGCCAGCGCAAGCGCCTGGCGCTGATAAACGCGTGGCTGGAAGAACGCCCGGTGCTGGTGTTCGACGAATGGGCCGCCGACCAGGACCCGACCTTCCGGCGCATTTTCTACACCGAGCTGCTGCCGGACCTCAAGCGCCTGGGCAAGACCATCATTGTAATTTCCCACGATGACCGCTACTTCGACATCGCCGACCAGCGGGTCCGGCTGCAGGCTGGCAAAGTCGTCGTAGAACACACGCCAGCCCTTGCCTGA
- a CDS encoding formylglycine-generating enzyme family protein, with amino-acid sequence MTASMHRLTLTGLLAACSLPALAAQAAQPPGTVFRDCDTLCPEMVVLPAGTFNMGTPPDEMGRQDDEGPQHAVTFAKPFAISRFQVTAEQWDGYLKATGTRIADGDDRPGRRCTASKPSYKQGPQQPAVCMSYHDVQDYVAWLSKKTGKHYRMVSEAQREYAARGGSTGMYPFPIDPDATLEISQHANVYGPKDGYSYSSPVGSYPANAFGVYDMHGNVYEWVADCYHNSYAGAPADGSAWGQASRAKDSCKVVSIRGNDWGEAPIFSRSGNRNTNFPERLGDWLGVRVVRDL; translated from the coding sequence ATGACCGCTTCCATGCATCGCCTGACCCTGACCGGCCTGCTGGCCGCCTGCAGCCTGCCGGCCCTGGCAGCCCAAGCCGCGCAACCCCCGGGCACGGTGTTCCGTGACTGCGACACGCTCTGCCCGGAGATGGTGGTGCTGCCCGCCGGCACCTTCAACATGGGCACCCCGCCCGACGAAATGGGGCGCCAGGATGACGAAGGCCCACAGCATGCGGTGACCTTCGCCAAACCCTTCGCCATCAGCCGCTTCCAGGTGACCGCCGAGCAATGGGATGGCTACCTCAAGGCCACGGGCACGCGCATCGCCGACGGCGACGATCGCCCGGGCCGGCGCTGCACCGCCAGCAAGCCGAGTTACAAACAGGGCCCGCAGCAACCGGCAGTGTGCATGAGCTACCACGACGTGCAGGACTACGTGGCCTGGCTGTCGAAAAAGACCGGCAAGCACTACCGCATGGTCAGCGAGGCCCAACGCGAATATGCCGCACGCGGTGGCAGCACGGGCATGTACCCCTTCCCCATCGACCCAGACGCCACCTTGGAAATCAGCCAGCACGCCAACGTCTACGGCCCCAAGGATGGCTACAGCTACAGCTCGCCCGTGGGCAGTTACCCCGCCAACGCCTTTGGCGTATACGACATGCACGGCAACGTCTATGAATGGGTCGCAGACTGCTACCACAACAGCTACGCAGGCGCCCCGGCCGACGGCAGTGCCTGGGGCCAGGCCAGCCGGGCCAAGGACAGCTGCAAGGTGGTCAGCATCCGCGGCAACGACTGGGGCGAGGCGCCGATCTTCTCCCGCTCGGGCAACCGCAACACCAATTTCCCGGAGCGCCTGGGTGACTGGCTGGGTGTCCGGGTGGTCCGCGACCTCTGA
- a CDS encoding non-ribosomal peptide synthetase has product MTPQNQSTDDALLALLCELDDTAAPAGIVAHGADHAPLSFAQEQLWLLDQLDPDAATYNQPRAFVLQGPLQAQDLQQALDRVIDRHDILRTHINEVQGHPRQQVDRAARLNLRCVDLRGQPPQVLREALQTEAATPFDLTQAPLLRACLYQLGAQRHVLALTSHHIVSDAWSNPVLLRDLSQAYANVCTGNDDQLPRPAVQYLDFAHWQRGAYQASPAHERAASYWRQYLQGGLQRLELPTDHPRDSRPATAAGTCTLALPAALFNQLQAACRAHGLTPFMVLLAAWQLVLGRHARQDDFIVGVPNAGRNQEQVHDLIGFFVNSQIHRARLDPRQSVASLLEQVRKHALACLEHADYPLEQALAEQRQGSNGVLFHCLFNWTSDNAEQPAAGFPGLHIEPMPSAPTAAKFDLSLNVHAGRERLGISLDYDAALFEAATAERLGEDWLAILQAMLDHPQCAIGELHAQPAVQREQWLAAAQGPAGDALDGLAVHQQFARLAQRHGEAVALVAGDTRLSYRALDNAAERLARRLHTAGIGPGERVAVALERGAPLIVALLATLKAGAAYVPLDPHFPAERLAYMLEDCGAPLLLSQASVLAALPTPRQQVLLLDDVDLHAAHQPEPPLALDCPPQQLAYVLYTSGSTGNPKGVMVPHGALSNFVAAMAKAPGMQPGQRLLSITTCSFDIFGLELYLPLCTGACMVLADKHTVQDPAAILDLLISERIDVLQATPSTWRMLLDNDPEHRLPALTALCGGEALGDDLAARLLARCAALWNLYGPTETTIWSARHALARSSARPELGQPIERTALLLLDGNLLPSPQGVPADLYIGGDGLAQGYHQRPGLTAERFVPHPYGKPGERLYRTGDLARRHASGSLDFLGRVDHQVKIRGFRIELGEIESALLTLDAVREAAVVARDGVDGAQLVGYVVPASTPADSQAFIEHCLAPLREQLPGYMLPARLHLLQAMPLTPNGKLDRKALPVVDDSPAQARYQAPTSDLQRQVAATWAELLKAERVGLEDDFFALGGHSLLVARAVSRLRHELALNFPLRLLFDQPRLGDFCQALTQLQTATPLAMPVRTTRDQLPLSYAQERQWLLWKLDPDSSAYHIPSVLRLRGPLDVTALNRAFDQLIARHEALRTCFTLEGEQPRQHILAPWSLNVQGVPLEESQCQAFITGLLGQPFDLASGPLLRVGLARLAADDHVLVLVQHHIVSDAWSMQVMVRELCALYQGQALPALALQYADFAAWQRRWLDDGERERQLAYWRTRLAGEQPVLELPCDHPRHDDAKRPAARLHLALPTALGEAVQRFASAHQATVPMVLLAAWQALLHRYSGQPDIRIGVPVANRNRLETEQLIGFFVNTLVLRAECTADLSFAGLLAQTRQAMVEAQDHQDLPYEQLLEALLPQRGPRQGLFQVLYNHHQAADATPLGALRLEALDSQPQEAQFDLALSTAEGEQGLSASFTYDRTLFDATTLQRLARHWLNLLEQALAQPGLPLARLALMDPAERLQVQEAWNGAPVAHPQTQALAARIESQAQRQPQAVALRYQGQALSYAELNQRANRLAHRLIAAGVGADVPVGLAAERGFALIVGMLAILKAGGAYVPLDPAHPAERLAFVVRDSGIKVLLDQPGLLAELPAHDGLLRLDLEAGYDDQPVHNPAPRSSVDNLAYIIYTSGSTGLPKGTLLSQRNVLRLFSACDRWFRFDHNDVWTLFHSFAFDFSVWEIFGALLHGGRLVIVPHALSRDPQGFLQLLVDERVSVLNQTPSAFKPLTQAACSAASADLALRHVIFGGEALDVAALRPWFERFGAQRPQLVNMYGITETTVHVTYRPIGLDDVNRTLSPIGELIDDLSGYLLDGELEPVPAGCIGELYIGQAGLARGYLNRAGLSATRFIANPFCSQPGSRLYRTGDLARRRSDGTLEYIGRIDQQVKVRGFRIELGEVEASLLAQPAVAQAVVIADQGPAGTRLLAYLVAHHGQGGDTATLRAALKAQLPDYMVPAHCMWLEQLPLTVNGKLDRSALPAPADSPTQRPFRAPHTALQVQLAGIWQQVLGVQAVGLDDDFFELGGHSLLVINVVSRIQLELGRELTPQALFQHPTLQALALHLDTTTTAVDENKLDTLEAWLDEMEEH; this is encoded by the coding sequence ATGACACCCCAGAACCAATCCACCGATGACGCGCTGCTGGCCCTGCTCTGCGAGCTCGACGACACCGCCGCCCCTGCCGGTATCGTTGCCCACGGCGCCGATCACGCGCCGCTGTCGTTCGCCCAAGAGCAGCTGTGGCTGCTCGATCAGCTCGACCCCGATGCCGCCACCTACAACCAGCCGCGCGCCTTTGTGCTCCAGGGCCCGCTGCAGGCCCAAGACCTGCAACAGGCGCTGGACCGGGTCATCGACCGTCACGACATCCTGCGTACCCACATCAACGAGGTGCAGGGCCATCCACGCCAGCAGGTCGACCGCGCGGCGCGCTTGAACCTGCGCTGCGTCGACCTGCGCGGGCAACCACCGCAGGTGTTGCGCGAGGCGCTGCAGACCGAGGCCGCCACCCCGTTCGACCTCACCCAGGCCCCACTGCTGCGCGCCTGCCTGTATCAGCTGGGCGCGCAACGCCATGTGCTGGCCCTGACCAGCCACCACATCGTCAGTGATGCCTGGTCCAACCCAGTGCTGCTGCGCGACCTCTCCCAGGCCTACGCCAACGTCTGCACCGGCAATGACGACCAGTTGCCTCGCCCTGCGGTGCAGTACCTGGACTTCGCCCACTGGCAGCGCGGCGCCTACCAGGCCAGCCCGGCCCACGAGCGCGCCGCCAGCTACTGGCGCCAATACCTGCAAGGCGGCCTACAACGGCTGGAACTGCCCACCGATCACCCGCGCGACAGCCGCCCCGCCACGGCCGCCGGGACCTGCACCCTGGCCTTGCCCGCCGCGCTGTTCAACCAACTGCAGGCCGCCTGCCGGGCCCATGGCCTGACGCCATTCATGGTGCTGCTGGCCGCTTGGCAGCTGGTACTCGGCCGCCATGCCCGGCAGGACGATTTCATCGTTGGTGTGCCCAATGCCGGGCGCAACCAGGAACAGGTGCACGACCTGATCGGCTTTTTCGTCAACAGCCAGATCCACCGGGCGCGCCTGGACCCGCGCCAGTCCGTGGCCAGCCTGCTCGAGCAGGTACGCAAGCACGCCCTGGCATGCCTGGAGCATGCCGACTACCCACTGGAGCAAGCGCTTGCTGAACAACGCCAAGGCAGCAACGGCGTGCTGTTCCACTGCCTGTTCAATTGGACCAGCGACAATGCCGAGCAGCCCGCCGCCGGTTTTCCAGGGTTGCACATCGAGCCGATGCCCAGCGCCCCCACTGCCGCCAAGTTCGACCTCAGCCTCAACGTGCATGCCGGTCGCGAGCGGCTGGGCATCAGCCTCGACTACGATGCCGCGCTGTTCGAGGCGGCCACCGCTGAGCGGCTGGGCGAGGACTGGCTGGCCATCCTCCAGGCCATGCTCGACCACCCCCAGTGCGCCATCGGTGAGCTTCATGCGCAGCCTGCCGTGCAGCGTGAACAGTGGTTGGCCGCGGCCCAGGGCCCGGCAGGCGATGCCCTCGACGGCCTGGCCGTGCACCAGCAGTTCGCGCGCCTGGCACAGCGCCACGGCGAGGCCGTTGCACTGGTGGCCGGCGACACGCGGCTAAGCTACCGCGCCCTCGACAACGCTGCCGAGCGCCTCGCCCGGCGCCTGCACACCGCCGGCATCGGCCCAGGCGAGCGTGTCGCGGTGGCCCTGGAACGCGGCGCGCCGCTGATCGTCGCCCTGCTGGCCACCCTCAAGGCCGGTGCGGCGTACGTCCCGCTGGACCCCCATTTCCCCGCCGAACGCCTGGCCTACATGCTTGAAGACTGCGGCGCCCCCCTGCTGCTGAGCCAGGCCTCGGTGCTGGCTGCCCTGCCAACGCCACGCCAGCAGGTACTGCTGCTCGATGACGTCGACCTGCACGCCGCGCACCAGCCCGAACCGCCCCTGGCCCTGGACTGCCCACCGCAGCAACTGGCGTACGTGCTGTATACCTCCGGCTCGACTGGCAACCCCAAGGGCGTGATGGTGCCCCATGGCGCACTGTCCAACTTCGTCGCAGCCATGGCCAAGGCGCCCGGCATGCAACCGGGGCAGCGCCTGCTGAGCATCACCACCTGCTCCTTCGACATTTTCGGCCTGGAGCTGTACCTGCCGCTGTGCACCGGGGCATGCATGGTGCTGGCCGACAAGCACACCGTGCAGGACCCGGCGGCAATTCTCGACCTGCTCATCAGCGAACGCATCGACGTGCTGCAGGCCACCCCATCGACCTGGCGCATGCTGCTCGACAATGACCCCGAGCACCGCCTGCCCGCCCTGACCGCACTGTGCGGCGGCGAGGCACTGGGCGATGACCTGGCGGCAAGGCTGCTGGCCCGTTGCGCCGCACTGTGGAACCTGTACGGCCCGACCGAAACCACCATCTGGTCGGCGCGCCACGCACTGGCCCGCAGCAGCGCCCGCCCCGAACTGGGCCAGCCGATCGAGCGCACCGCCCTGTTACTGCTCGACGGCAACCTGCTGCCCAGCCCGCAGGGCGTACCGGCCGACCTGTACATTGGCGGCGACGGCCTGGCCCAGGGTTACCACCAGCGCCCCGGCCTGACCGCCGAACGCTTCGTGCCGCACCCCTACGGCAAGCCCGGCGAGCGCCTGTACCGCACCGGCGACCTGGCGCGCCGCCACGCCAGCGGGAGCCTGGACTTCCTTGGCCGGGTCGATCATCAGGTGAAGATCCGCGGCTTTCGCATCGAGCTGGGCGAGATCGAATCGGCCCTGCTCACCCTGGACGCGGTACGTGAAGCCGCAGTGGTCGCCCGCGACGGCGTCGATGGCGCGCAATTGGTCGGCTATGTAGTACCCGCCAGCACGCCCGCCGACAGCCAGGCATTCATCGAACACTGCCTGGCACCGCTGCGTGAGCAACTGCCGGGCTACATGCTGCCAGCACGCCTGCACCTGTTGCAGGCCATGCCCCTGACGCCCAACGGCAAGCTCGACCGCAAGGCCCTGCCGGTGGTCGATGACAGCCCTGCACAGGCTCGCTACCAGGCGCCGACGAGTGACCTGCAACGCCAGGTTGCGGCTACCTGGGCCGAGCTGTTGAAGGCCGAACGGGTCGGGCTGGAGGATGATTTCTTCGCCTTGGGCGGGCATTCGCTGCTGGTGGCGCGGGCGGTCTCGCGCCTGCGCCACGAGCTGGCGCTGAACTTCCCCCTGCGCCTGCTGTTCGACCAGCCGCGCCTGGGCGACTTCTGCCAGGCCCTGACGCAGCTGCAAACGGCCACCCCGCTGGCCATGCCGGTACGAACCACGCGCGACCAACTGCCGCTGTCTTACGCCCAGGAGCGCCAGTGGCTGCTGTGGAAGCTGGACCCAGACAGCAGCGCCTACCACATTCCCAGCGTACTGCGCCTGCGCGGCCCGCTGGATGTCACCGCCCTGAACCGAGCCTTCGACCAACTCATCGCCCGCCACGAAGCGCTGCGTACCTGCTTCACCCTCGAAGGTGAGCAGCCGCGCCAGCACATCCTCGCCCCCTGGTCGCTGAACGTGCAGGGCGTGCCGCTTGAAGAAAGCCAGTGCCAGGCCTTCATCACAGGCCTGCTCGGCCAGCCCTTCGACCTGGCCAGCGGCCCGCTGCTGCGCGTAGGCCTGGCACGCCTGGCGGCCGACGACCACGTGCTGGTGCTGGTGCAGCACCACATCGTCTCCGATGCCTGGTCGATGCAGGTGATGGTCCGCGAGCTGTGCGCGCTCTATCAAGGCCAGGCCTTGCCCGCACTGGCACTGCAATATGCCGACTTCGCGGCCTGGCAGCGGCGCTGGCTGGATGACGGCGAACGCGAGCGCCAGCTGGCCTACTGGCGCACACGCCTGGCCGGCGAGCAACCGGTGCTCGAACTGCCCTGCGATCACCCCCGCCACGACGATGCCAAGCGCCCGGCGGCACGCTTGCATCTGGCATTGCCCACGGCACTGGGCGAAGCCGTGCAACGCTTCGCCAGCGCACACCAGGCGACGGTGCCGATGGTGCTGCTGGCGGCCTGGCAGGCCCTGTTGCACCGCTACAGCGGCCAGCCGGACATCCGCATCGGCGTACCGGTGGCCAACCGCAACCGCCTGGAAACCGAGCAATTGATCGGCTTCTTCGTCAACACGCTGGTGTTGCGCGCCGAGTGCACGGCCGACCTGTCGTTTGCCGGGCTGCTGGCGCAGACCCGCCAGGCCATGGTCGAAGCCCAGGACCACCAGGACCTGCCCTATGAGCAACTGCTCGAAGCCCTGCTGCCCCAGCGCGGCCCACGCCAGGGCTTGTTCCAGGTGCTGTACAACCACCACCAGGCAGCCGACGCCACGCCACTGGGTGCACTGCGCCTGGAGGCACTGGACAGCCAACCCCAGGAGGCCCAGTTCGACCTGGCGCTAAGCACGGCCGAGGGTGAACAAGGCCTGAGCGCCAGTTTTACCTACGACCGTACGCTGTTCGACGCTACGACCCTGCAACGCCTGGCCAGGCACTGGCTGAACCTGCTCGAACAGGCCTTGGCCCAGCCCGGGCTGCCGCTCGCCCGGCTGGCCCTGATGGACCCGGCCGAACGCTTGCAGGTCCAAGAGGCCTGGAACGGCGCCCCGGTCGCCCACCCACAAACGCAAGCACTGGCTGCACGCATCGAATCCCAGGCACAACGCCAGCCGCAGGCCGTTGCCCTGCGCTATCAGGGCCAGGCCTTGAGCTACGCCGAGCTCAACCAGCGCGCCAACCGCCTGGCACACCGCCTGATCGCGGCGGGCGTGGGCGCCGATGTGCCGGTGGGCCTGGCCGCCGAGCGCGGCTTCGCACTGATCGTCGGCATGCTGGCCATCCTCAAGGCCGGCGGCGCCTACGTGCCGCTCGACCCCGCGCACCCGGCAGAGCGCCTGGCTTTCGTGGTCCGCGACAGCGGCATCAAGGTGCTGCTCGACCAACCTGGCCTGCTCGCCGAACTGCCCGCGCACGATGGGCTGCTGCGCCTGGACCTGGAGGCCGGCTACGACGACCAGCCGGTGCACAACCCCGCACCGCGCAGCAGCGTCGACAACCTCGCCTACATCATCTACACCTCCGGCTCCACCGGCCTGCCCAAAGGCACGCTGCTCAGCCAGCGCAATGTCCTGAGGCTGTTCAGCGCCTGCGATCGCTGGTTCCGCTTCGACCACAATGACGTCTGGACCTTGTTCCACTCCTTTGCCTTCGACTTTTCGGTGTGGGAGATCTTTGGTGCGCTGCTGCATGGAGGCCGCCTGGTGATCGTGCCGCACGCCTTGAGCCGCGACCCGCAGGGCTTCCTGCAACTGCTGGTGGACGAGCGTGTGAGCGTACTCAACCAGACGCCATCGGCATTCAAACCCCTGACCCAGGCCGCGTGCAGCGCCGCCTCGGCAGACCTTGCCCTGCGTCATGTGATCTTCGGCGGCGAAGCGCTCGACGTGGCGGCACTGCGCCCCTGGTTCGAGCGCTTCGGCGCACAGCGGCCACAACTGGTGAACATGTACGGCATCACCGAAACCACGGTGCACGTCACCTATCGACCGATTGGCCTGGATGATGTGAACCGCACGCTGAGCCCGATCGGCGAACTGATCGACGACCTCAGCGGCTACCTGCTCGACGGCGAGCTCGAACCGGTTCCGGCGGGCTGCATCGGCGAGCTGTACATTGGCCAGGCGGGCCTTGCCCGAGGCTACCTCAACCGCGCCGGGCTGAGCGCTACGCGCTTCATCGCCAACCCGTTCTGCTCCCAGCCCGGCAGCCGCCTATACCGCACCGGCGACCTGGCGCGCCGCCGCAGCGACGGCACCCTCGAATACATCGGGCGCATCGACCAACAGGTGAAGGTGCGCGGCTTCCGTATCGAACTGGGCGAAGTCGAGGCCAGCCTGCTGGCGCAGCCGGCGGTGGCCCAGGCGGTGGTGATCGCCGACCAGGGGCCCGCCGGCACCCGCCTGCTCGCCTACCTGGTGGCGCACCACGGCCAGGGCGGCGACACCGCCACCCTGCGCGCCGCGCTCAAGGCGCAGCTACCCGACTACATGGTCCCGGCCCATTGCATGTGGCTCGAACAGCTGCCCCTGACCGTCAACGGCAAGCTCGACCGCAGCGCCCTGCCGGCACCGGCCGACAGCCCTACCCAACGCCCCTTCCGCGCGCCCCACACAGCGTTGCAAGTGCAACTGGCAGGCATCTGGCAACAGGTGCTCGGTGTGCAAGCGGTGGGCCTGGACGACGACTTCTTCGAGCTGGGCGGCCATTCGCTGCTGGTGATCAACGTCGTCTCGCGCATCCAGCTGGAGCTGGGCCGCGAGCTGACCCCACAGGCCCTGTTCCAGCACCCGACCCTTCAAGCCCTGGCGCTGCACCTGGACACCACTACAACCGCGGTCGATGAAAACAAGCTCGACACCCTCGAAGCCTGGCTCGACGAAATGGAGGAACACTGA